A window of the Gemmatirosa kalamazoonensis genome harbors these coding sequences:
- a CDS encoding hydroxypyruvate isomerase family protein codes for MRTPDRRPSHGLTRREALAATTAGLAALGGLVTTTEAQPMSGRLKQSVSRWPYASIPLPEFCRAVKALGIVAIDLLQPDEWPVVRDAGLVCSMGYPTPRRDFIPAGFNDRANHPMLLRELEATIPRAAQAGVPNVIAMFGNRKGRSDAESIENCVVGLKQIAPLAEQHGVTVCVELLNSKVDHKDYQGDHTAFGSTVIRGVGSPRVKLLYDIYHMQIMEGDVIRTVRDHFADIAHFHTGGVPGRHELDDTQELNWHAVARAIADLGFTGYIAHEFVPTRDPLTSLKEAVATCTV; via the coding sequence ATGCGCACCCCCGATCGCCGTCCATCGCACGGCCTCACGCGCCGCGAGGCGCTCGCCGCCACCACCGCCGGCCTCGCCGCGCTCGGCGGACTCGTCACGACCACCGAGGCTCAGCCGATGTCGGGACGCCTGAAGCAGTCCGTGTCGCGATGGCCGTACGCGTCGATCCCGCTGCCGGAGTTCTGCCGCGCGGTGAAGGCGTTAGGCATCGTGGCGATCGACCTGCTGCAGCCGGACGAGTGGCCCGTCGTGCGCGACGCGGGGCTCGTCTGCTCGATGGGCTATCCGACGCCGCGCCGCGACTTCATCCCCGCCGGCTTCAACGACCGCGCGAACCACCCCATGCTGCTGCGCGAGCTGGAGGCGACGATCCCCCGCGCCGCGCAGGCCGGCGTGCCCAACGTCATCGCGATGTTCGGCAACCGGAAGGGCCGGAGCGACGCCGAGTCGATCGAGAACTGCGTGGTGGGGCTGAAGCAGATCGCGCCGCTGGCCGAGCAGCACGGGGTGACCGTGTGCGTCGAGCTGCTGAACAGCAAGGTGGATCACAAGGACTACCAGGGCGACCACACCGCGTTCGGCTCCACGGTGATCCGCGGCGTCGGCTCGCCGCGCGTGAAGCTGCTGTACGACATCTACCACATGCAGATCATGGAGGGGGACGTGATCCGCACCGTGCGCGACCACTTCGCGGACATCGCCCACTTCCACACCGGCGGCGTGCCGGGTCGCCACGAGCTGGACGACACGCAGGAGCTGAACTGGCACGCCGTCGCGCGGGCGATCGCAGACCTCGGCTTCACGGGATACATCGCGCACGAGTTCGTGCCGACGCGCGATCCGCTGACGTCGTTGAAGGAGGCGGTGGCGACGTGCACGGTGTGA
- a CDS encoding serine hydrolase: protein MRIRRALVAALVLAPATLAAQDDSASTRAKHDVLWHRMEDSVRAIAERTDAVVGVAILDLTDGRALYLNADAAYPTASTIKIALLAELYRQDERRDGAKLGDTYTVDAKDAVGGAGIMGGLSPGATRLTNRDLARLMVSLSDNSATNVLIDRVGMERVNALLSGLGLEKTRLRRHMMDTRAAREGRENTATPRELVTLLGALHAGRVLGRVATDSFFAMLSTGKNGYITRLLPPDVTVANKPGDLDGVRNDAAVVFVPGRPFAIAVLTTYGGDDRAAEGRIAEIARAAWTYFDRVGRSWALGRVVR from the coding sequence GTGAGGATCCGTCGCGCGCTCGTCGCCGCGCTGGTGCTCGCGCCCGCGACGCTCGCGGCGCAGGACGATTCCGCGTCGACGCGAGCGAAGCACGACGTGCTGTGGCACCGGATGGAGGACTCCGTGCGCGCGATCGCGGAGCGCACCGACGCCGTGGTCGGCGTCGCGATCCTCGACCTCACCGACGGACGCGCGCTCTACCTGAACGCTGACGCGGCCTACCCGACGGCGAGCACCATCAAGATCGCGCTGCTCGCCGAGCTCTATCGCCAGGACGAGCGCCGCGACGGCGCGAAGCTCGGCGACACCTACACGGTCGACGCCAAGGACGCGGTCGGCGGCGCGGGGATCATGGGCGGGCTCTCGCCGGGCGCCACGCGGCTCACCAATCGCGACCTCGCGCGGCTCATGGTGTCGCTCAGCGACAACTCGGCCACGAACGTCCTCATCGACCGCGTCGGGATGGAGCGGGTGAACGCGCTGCTCTCCGGGCTCGGTCTCGAGAAGACGCGGCTCCGGCGGCACATGATGGATACGCGGGCGGCACGCGAGGGGCGCGAGAACACGGCGACGCCGCGGGAGCTCGTGACGCTGCTCGGCGCGTTGCACGCCGGCCGAGTGTTAGGCAGGGTGGCGACGGACTCGTTCTTCGCGATGCTGAGCACCGGGAAGAACGGCTACATCACCCGCCTGCTGCCGCCCGACGTCACCGTCGCGAACAAGCCCGGAGATCTCGACGGGGTGCGGAACGATGCCGCCGTGGTGTTCGTGCCGGGGCGGCCGTTCGCGATCGCGGTGCTGACGACGTACGGCGGGGACGATCGCGCGGCGGAGGGGCGGATCGCGGAGATCGCGCGCGCCGCGTGGACGTACTTCGATCGCGTGGGGCGGAGCTGGGCGCTGGGACGCGTCGTGCGCTGA
- a CDS encoding pyridoxal phosphate-dependent decarboxylase family protein, whose translation MPAPYAAAADVLAAFLADAARDAALPFVDVAAEYLGSAGTGEGPVSTARTPQELVERFDEPLPRTGRPIADVAARLARDVVADANRLHHPMYVGHQVGGPLPAATWAEVVVAALNQSIAVQEMSPTATAVEARVIQWMADLAGLGPHAGGTFTSGGTEATFAALLAARSRAIPDVWTKGVGAEPPVIVCGEHAHYAVARAAGEMGLGLDAVVHVASRDHRMDVAALDETLGTLERANRRVMAVVATAGSTATGSFDDLDAIADRCETRGVWLHVDGAHGASALLAPEHAARVRGIERAHSIAWDPHKMLLLPMAAGVVLVRDERWLEAAFAQHAPYLFTADFVEGADPGDRVRDQGVRSFQCTRRADALKLWVAFQRYGADGLGALYAHLCDTTRALHDLLAAHPRFVPLHEPECNILCFRWVGDGACDEDDLDLVNARARARYNASGAGWITATVLGGRRVLRATVMNPRTTPAHLASLVDGLDAAARAEAASALRPA comes from the coding sequence ATGCCCGCACCCTACGCCGCGGCCGCCGACGTCCTCGCCGCCTTCCTCGCTGACGCCGCGCGCGACGCCGCGCTCCCGTTCGTCGACGTCGCCGCCGAGTACCTCGGGTCCGCCGGCACTGGCGAAGGTCCCGTCTCCACCGCGCGAACGCCGCAGGAGCTCGTCGAACGCTTCGACGAGCCGCTGCCCCGCACCGGCCGCCCCATCGCCGACGTGGCAGCGCGACTCGCAAGAGACGTCGTCGCCGACGCGAACCGACTGCACCATCCCATGTACGTCGGCCACCAGGTCGGCGGCCCGCTCCCCGCGGCGACATGGGCGGAGGTCGTCGTCGCGGCGCTGAACCAGTCGATCGCCGTGCAGGAGATGTCCCCGACGGCGACGGCGGTGGAGGCGCGTGTCATCCAGTGGATGGCCGACCTCGCGGGGCTGGGCCCGCACGCCGGCGGGACGTTCACGTCCGGCGGCACCGAGGCGACGTTCGCCGCGCTCCTCGCCGCGCGCAGCCGCGCGATCCCCGACGTGTGGACGAAGGGTGTCGGCGCCGAGCCGCCCGTGATCGTCTGCGGCGAGCACGCGCACTACGCCGTCGCGCGCGCCGCCGGTGAGATGGGACTGGGTCTCGACGCCGTCGTGCACGTCGCGTCGCGCGACCACCGCATGGACGTCGCGGCGCTCGATGAAACGTTAGGCACCCTGGAGCGTGCCAACCGGCGCGTGATGGCCGTCGTCGCGACGGCGGGGTCCACCGCCACCGGATCTTTCGACGACCTGGACGCGATCGCCGACCGGTGCGAGACGCGCGGCGTGTGGCTGCACGTCGACGGCGCGCACGGCGCGAGCGCGCTGCTCGCGCCCGAGCACGCGGCTCGCGTGCGCGGCATCGAGCGCGCGCACTCCATCGCGTGGGATCCGCACAAGATGCTGCTGCTCCCGATGGCGGCCGGCGTGGTGCTCGTGCGCGACGAGCGGTGGCTCGAGGCCGCGTTCGCGCAGCACGCGCCCTATCTCTTCACCGCCGACTTCGTCGAGGGCGCCGATCCCGGCGACCGCGTGCGCGACCAAGGCGTGCGCAGCTTCCAGTGCACGCGACGCGCCGACGCGCTCAAGCTGTGGGTCGCGTTCCAGCGCTACGGCGCCGACGGGCTCGGGGCGCTCTACGCGCACCTGTGCGACACCACGCGCGCGCTGCACGACCTGCTCGCGGCGCACCCGCGGTTCGTGCCGCTGCACGAGCCGGAGTGCAACATCCTGTGCTTCCGCTGGGTGGGCGACGGAGCCTGCGACGAGGACGACCTGGATCTCGTGAACGCGCGGGCCCGCGCCCGCTACAACGCGTCGGGCGCGGGCTGGATCACCGCCACGGTGCTCGGCGGCCGCCGCGTGCTGCGCGCGACGGTGATGAACCCGCGCACGACGCCGGCGCACCTCGCGTCGCTCGTCGACGGGCTCGACGCGGCCGCGCGGGCCGAGGCCGCGTCGGCGCTTCGTCCTGCCTAA
- the queF gene encoding preQ(1) synthase translates to MPKPEILETFPNPYPDRDYDIYMESAEFTSLCPLGGIEGDATDLKALEGGAPDFATIRIRYVPAEVCVELKSLKLYLWSFRNDGIFYERAVNRILDDLAAAVQPKRMEVTGDFNVRGGIKSVITARWPLER, encoded by the coding sequence ATGCCGAAGCCAGAGATCCTCGAGACGTTCCCGAACCCGTATCCGGACCGGGACTACGACATCTACATGGAGTCCGCGGAGTTCACGTCGCTCTGTCCGCTTGGCGGGATCGAGGGGGACGCGACGGACCTCAAGGCGCTCGAGGGCGGGGCGCCGGACTTCGCGACGATCCGCATCCGATACGTGCCGGCCGAGGTGTGCGTGGAGCTGAAGAGCCTGAAGCTCTACCTGTGGAGCTTCCGGAACGACGGGATCTTCTACGAGCGGGCGGTGAACCGGATCCTCGACGACCTGGCGGCGGCGGTGCAGCCGAAGCGGATGGAGGTGACGGGGGACTTCAACGTGCGGGGGGGGATCAAGTCGGTGATCACGGCGCGGTGGCCGCTGGAGCGGTGA
- a CDS encoding FG-GAP repeat domain-containing protein: MSPSLVRQRAARAAVVFAAAAAVAACADAPSAPRRAPARPHADITANTGDLLLALQQPATGDLAYWVVRAGTVVATQPYGDVPAAWRIVGAGHLVVDPETALLWHNGTTGDLVAWYFGTSGTLDSTRAMPSAPLPWRVAAVADMNGDGRSDLVWHDATSGAVIVWLMDGRTIASSVSLGAVPTEWRLATAGDLDADGHPELLWENTQSGDRVAWRMNGTAVTATTALGTVPTSWSIVAVADWDGDGHADVLWQDAATSALAVWRMNGLAHLSTLTPASPPAPWRVAGAVVAP; the protein is encoded by the coding sequence ATGTCCCCGTCGCTCGTCAGGCAGCGCGCCGCCCGCGCCGCCGTCGTCTTCGCCGCGGCAGCCGCCGTCGCCGCCTGCGCCGACGCGCCGTCCGCCCCGCGCCGCGCGCCCGCCCGGCCACACGCGGACATCACCGCTAACACCGGCGACCTCCTGCTCGCGCTCCAGCAACCCGCCACGGGCGACCTCGCGTACTGGGTCGTCCGCGCCGGGACCGTCGTCGCCACGCAGCCCTACGGCGACGTCCCCGCTGCCTGGCGCATCGTCGGCGCCGGCCATCTCGTCGTCGATCCCGAGACCGCGCTCCTCTGGCACAACGGGACTACGGGCGATCTCGTCGCGTGGTACTTCGGCACGAGCGGCACCCTCGACAGCACGCGCGCCATGCCGAGCGCGCCGCTGCCGTGGCGCGTCGCCGCGGTCGCCGACATGAACGGCGACGGCCGCTCCGACCTCGTGTGGCACGACGCCACCTCGGGCGCGGTCATCGTCTGGCTCATGGACGGCCGGACCATCGCGTCGTCCGTCTCGCTCGGCGCGGTCCCGACCGAGTGGCGCCTCGCCACGGCGGGCGACCTCGACGCCGACGGCCACCCGGAGCTGCTCTGGGAGAACACGCAGTCCGGTGATCGCGTCGCCTGGCGCATGAACGGCACGGCCGTCACCGCCACGACCGCGCTCGGCACCGTCCCCACGAGCTGGTCGATCGTCGCGGTCGCCGACTGGGACGGCGACGGCCACGCCGATGTCCTCTGGCAGGACGCCGCCACGAGCGCGCTCGCCGTGTGGCGCATGAACGGCCTCGCCCATCTCTCGACGCTCACCCCGGCGAGCCCGCCGGCGCCGTGGCGCGTCGCCGGTGCAGTGGTCGCCCCATGA
- a CDS encoding rhomboid family intramembrane serine protease, protein MALPASSDDYEVPRLTPAVLWLVAANVAIYFVQLTLQRDFPTLLGFQFADVRNGAPWTALTYMFVHAGFWHLAVNMYMLWALGPRVERAMGTRAFVFFYAFCGLGGVVFQSLFVPHEALLVGASAAIFGVLVAYAMRWPNEEMYLFLVVPMKMRWFALFLVALNLAAGALSAGSVDGGGVAYLAHLGGAAFGLLYLLRPSAPSVDRLRQRVATAPDLGDEPPRPVPRSLPRPRERQSEVDEVVEQSKALTMNKPPRPVVPAPPRPTTVTAASRREALDLVLDKISQHGLDSLTLEERHLLEEMSRKLRNNSTTL, encoded by the coding sequence ATGGCTCTTCCCGCGTCGTCCGACGACTACGAGGTCCCGCGCCTGACCCCGGCCGTGCTGTGGCTGGTCGCGGCGAACGTGGCGATCTACTTCGTGCAGCTCACGCTGCAGCGGGATTTCCCCACGCTCCTCGGCTTCCAGTTCGCCGACGTGCGGAACGGCGCGCCGTGGACCGCGCTCACCTACATGTTCGTGCACGCCGGGTTCTGGCACCTGGCCGTGAACATGTACATGCTCTGGGCGCTGGGGCCCCGCGTGGAGCGCGCGATGGGGACGCGCGCGTTCGTGTTCTTCTACGCGTTCTGCGGGCTGGGCGGCGTGGTGTTCCAGTCGCTGTTCGTGCCGCACGAGGCGCTGCTCGTCGGCGCGTCGGCCGCGATCTTCGGCGTGCTCGTCGCGTACGCGATGCGGTGGCCGAACGAGGAGATGTACCTGTTCCTCGTCGTGCCGATGAAGATGCGCTGGTTCGCGCTCTTCCTCGTGGCGCTCAACCTCGCGGCCGGCGCGCTGTCGGCCGGCAGCGTGGACGGCGGCGGCGTGGCGTATCTCGCGCACCTCGGCGGCGCCGCGTTCGGTCTGCTCTATCTGCTCCGGCCGAGCGCCCCGTCGGTCGACCGGCTGCGACAGCGCGTCGCGACGGCGCCCGACCTCGGCGACGAGCCGCCGCGCCCCGTGCCGCGGTCGCTTCCCCGGCCGCGCGAGCGGCAGAGCGAGGTGGACGAGGTGGTGGAGCAGAGCAAGGCGCTGACGATGAACAAGCCGCCGCGCCCCGTCGTCCCCGCGCCGCCGCGTCCGACGACCGTGACCGCCGCGAGCCGGCGCGAGGCGCTCGACCTGGTGCTCGACAAGATCTCGCAGCACGGGCTCGACTCGCTCACGCTCGAGGAGCGGCACCTGCTGGAGGAGATGTCGCGCAAGCTGCGGAACAATTCGACGACACTGTGA
- a CDS encoding D-alanine--D-alanine ligase: MKITVLLGGFSAERDVSLNSGLRIAAALRSRGHEVTCVDPAGSGAAMTRDEEQALLDAGVGTTPPSLEALSSLGGGSIPPGLAEWPAVREAEVVFLALHGGQGEDGTLQALFDLAGVRYTGSGHLGSAIAMDKHLSKTLFRAAGVGTADWTMAPSPDSSTARRTHFHAEADALGLPLVVKPSKQGSTVGLTVVRDAKDLDAAVAEAFKYDDEVMVECFVAGRELTVGILGADALPVIEIKPKHEIYDYECKYTKGMAEEGVADLPEESVGRIQEQARLAFDALKLKGYARVDFRMDELGNFFCLEANTLPGMTELSLIPQAAAAAGILFPELCERIVRQALTGPGPRS, encoded by the coding sequence ATGAAGATCACGGTTCTGTTAGGCGGCTTCTCCGCCGAGCGCGACGTGTCGTTGAACTCGGGGCTGCGCATCGCCGCGGCGCTGCGCTCGCGCGGGCACGAGGTGACGTGCGTGGATCCCGCGGGAAGCGGCGCGGCGATGACGCGCGACGAGGAGCAGGCGCTGCTCGACGCCGGCGTCGGCACCACGCCGCCGTCTCTCGAGGCGCTGTCGTCGTTAGGCGGCGGGTCCATCCCGCCGGGGCTCGCCGAGTGGCCGGCGGTGCGCGAGGCGGAGGTCGTGTTCCTCGCGCTGCACGGCGGCCAGGGCGAGGACGGCACGCTGCAGGCGCTGTTCGACCTCGCCGGCGTGCGCTACACCGGCAGTGGCCACCTCGGCTCGGCGATCGCGATGGACAAGCACCTGTCGAAGACGCTGTTCCGCGCCGCGGGCGTCGGCACCGCCGACTGGACGATGGCGCCGTCGCCCGACAGCAGCACCGCACGACGCACCCACTTCCACGCGGAGGCCGACGCGCTCGGGCTGCCGCTCGTCGTGAAGCCGTCGAAGCAGGGATCCACGGTGGGGCTCACCGTCGTACGGGACGCGAAGGACCTCGACGCCGCGGTGGCGGAGGCGTTCAAGTACGACGACGAGGTGATGGTCGAGTGCTTCGTCGCCGGACGCGAGCTGACCGTCGGGATACTCGGCGCCGACGCGCTGCCCGTGATCGAGATCAAGCCGAAGCACGAGATCTACGACTACGAGTGCAAGTACACGAAGGGGATGGCGGAGGAGGGGGTGGCCGACCTGCCGGAGGAGTCGGTGGGGCGGATCCAGGAGCAGGCGCGGCTCGCGTTCGACGCGCTGAAGCTGAAGGGGTACGCGCGGGTCGACTTCCGGATGGACGAGCTCGGGAACTTCTTCTGCCTGGAGGCCAATACGCTGCCGGGGATGACGGAGCTGAGCCTCATCCCGCAGGCGGCGGCGGCGGCCGGGATCTTGTTTCCCGAGTTGTGCGAGCGCATCGTGAGGCAGGCGCTCACGGGGCCGGGCCCACGCTCCTGA
- a CDS encoding pyridoxal-phosphate dependent enzyme, translating to MTIVATPEVVRNKRPYGSVLETIGWTPLIRLSRVVRGCRTPVYGKADFFNPGGSVKDRIGLPIIEAAERSGALKPGGTIVEGTSGNTGVALAIAAVMRGYRCVFTMPDKMSQEKVRLLKAFGAEVIITPTAVPPDHPDSYVMMAKRIAEATPNAILANQFYNQANPDAHYATTGPELWEQTDGRITHFVAAAGTGGTITGVARYLKERNPDVKIIAGDPQGSILAELFRRRNSGGDAGEKPVGTPYKVEGIGQDKLPGTLDLSLVDEFHTVSDRDSFAMARRLTREEGLFVGGSSGLITHVALRLARQLDDPRACVVTFLCDTGERYLSKLYNDEWMRENQLLEPDRATLGHLLAQRGADVPQLVSTAPGALVRQALGLMKLHDVSQLPVMEGDRCVGSVTEYHLTTRGLESSRFLDATVGEVMDEAFPTVDAGQAVDAVTKLLSKASPALLVTDRGRVTGIVTRSDVLQFLMTR from the coding sequence ATGACGATCGTCGCGACTCCCGAGGTGGTTCGAAACAAGCGGCCGTACGGCAGCGTGCTCGAGACCATCGGCTGGACGCCGCTCATCCGGCTGAGCCGCGTGGTGCGCGGCTGCCGCACGCCGGTGTACGGCAAGGCCGACTTCTTCAATCCCGGCGGCAGCGTGAAGGACCGCATCGGGCTGCCGATCATCGAGGCGGCGGAGCGGTCCGGGGCGCTGAAGCCCGGTGGGACGATCGTGGAGGGCACGAGCGGCAACACCGGCGTCGCGCTCGCGATCGCGGCGGTGATGCGCGGCTACCGGTGCGTCTTCACCATGCCGGACAAGATGTCGCAGGAGAAGGTGCGTCTGCTGAAGGCGTTCGGGGCCGAGGTGATCATCACGCCGACCGCGGTGCCGCCCGACCACCCGGACAGCTACGTGATGATGGCGAAGCGGATCGCCGAGGCGACGCCTAACGCGATCCTCGCGAACCAGTTCTACAACCAGGCGAACCCCGACGCGCACTACGCGACGACGGGCCCCGAGCTGTGGGAGCAGACCGACGGACGCATCACGCACTTCGTGGCCGCGGCGGGGACCGGGGGAACGATCACCGGCGTGGCGCGCTACCTGAAGGAGCGGAACCCCGACGTGAAGATCATCGCCGGCGACCCGCAGGGGTCGATCCTGGCCGAGCTGTTCCGACGCCGGAACAGCGGCGGGGATGCCGGCGAGAAGCCCGTCGGCACGCCGTACAAGGTGGAGGGCATCGGACAGGACAAGCTTCCCGGCACGCTCGACCTCTCGCTCGTCGACGAGTTCCACACCGTGAGCGACCGCGACTCGTTCGCGATGGCGCGGCGGCTGACGCGCGAGGAGGGGCTGTTCGTGGGCGGCTCGTCGGGGCTCATCACGCACGTCGCGCTGCGGCTCGCGCGTCAGCTCGACGACCCGAGAGCGTGCGTGGTGACGTTCCTCTGCGACACCGGCGAGCGGTACCTGTCGAAGCTGTACAACGACGAGTGGATGCGCGAGAACCAGCTGCTGGAGCCGGACCGCGCGACGTTAGGCCACCTGCTCGCGCAGCGCGGCGCCGACGTCCCGCAGCTCGTGAGCACCGCGCCGGGCGCGCTCGTGCGGCAGGCGCTGGGCCTCATGAAGCTGCACGACGTCTCGCAGCTGCCGGTGATGGAGGGCGACCGGTGCGTCGGCAGCGTGACCGAGTACCATCTGACGACGCGCGGCCTCGAGAGCTCGCGCTTCCTCGACGCGACGGTGGGCGAGGTGATGGACGAGGCGTTCCCGACGGTCGACGCGGGGCAGGCGGTCGACGCCGTGACGAAGCTCCTCTCGAAGGCGTCGCCCGCGCTGCTCGTGACCGACCGTGGCCGCGTGACCGGCATCGTCACGCGCAGCGACGTGCTGCAGTTCCTGATGACGCGGTAG
- a CDS encoding energy transducer TonB — protein MACVTASAAACLGACGGGEHAVLRDGTALPPARLANAADLAEGTVPRMLNVEPPFRYPTELYARKVQGDVTLRLHVDSTGRVRPESTSVIASSGYAALDSAAVRGAAALRFAPAVRDGRPVGRSIRFPVLFRHPTAPPLPTDTSLKRF, from the coding sequence GTGGCGTGTGTCACCGCGAGCGCGGCAGCGTGCCTCGGCGCGTGCGGCGGCGGGGAGCACGCCGTGCTGCGGGACGGCACCGCGCTGCCGCCGGCGCGCCTGGCGAACGCCGCCGACCTGGCCGAGGGTACTGTACCCCGCATGCTGAACGTCGAGCCACCGTTCCGGTATCCGACGGAGCTGTACGCGCGGAAGGTGCAGGGGGACGTGACGCTGCGGCTGCACGTGGACTCCACGGGGCGGGTGCGGCCGGAGTCGACGAGCGTGATCGCGTCGTCCGGCTACGCGGCGCTCGACTCGGCGGCCGTGCGCGGGGCGGCGGCGCTGCGGTTCGCGCCGGCGGTGCGCGACGGCCGGCCGGTGGGGCGGAGCATCCGCTTTCCCGTGTTGTTCCGGCACCCGACGGCACCGCCCCTGCCGACGGACACCTCCCTGAAGCGGTTTTGA
- a CDS encoding Ig-like domain-containing protein → MRPALSPGSRHAARRLALGGLAAAALVACGGDSTGPGTEPPLTMRLDIVPAEGSLPGFATRTLGLAPGDSARMSARLNDSKGGSQAASGITWSSSATAVADVDATGLVRARTNGTAIVIARTSTLADTLTVTVSACGAAVPVALGVGEARSFATGQGSTLCVTGADRDEFVLVAFNTEQDSLRVTTDVRTSLSVTGNGIAEINAATAAFARAPLDPAAADEPRRDVRFEQALRERAGAELRPRLAAAHLRAPRPAGLALSVASAATTAAVPAVGQLLSLNTSMETCDTTKAGGIRRRTGRVVAVTDKAIVVADTANPPNGFTDAEYRAYGVAFDTLAYPVDVANFGGESDVDKNGRSIIFFTSAVNLLTPRNADYYVGGFFYERDLFQNSAPKSSDFCGGSNFAEMFYMLVPDPTGRVNGNVFRKGFVDSVTVGTLAHEFQHLINASRRIYVNNADNWEDTWLNEGLSHVAEELVFQREAGITTRTRLDSTAINASRVRSAFNFYMQGGNISRLAEYFQSSEGSSPYADNDDLETRGATWAFLRYAADRVNGNDAALWQKLVTNTKLNGMPNLRAALGVDQATLTEWFRDWSIANFVDGVPGVTLDPRYAYRSWNFRSVMASLRSARNILLYSAYPIVTHTLRDGLAERPALRGGAAAYFRFTVGGGKQARILTAGSGAPLPANVALSVVRTR, encoded by the coding sequence ATGCGCCCCGCTCTCTCCCCCGGCTCTCGCCACGCCGCTCGTCGTCTCGCGCTCGGCGGACTCGCCGCGGCCGCGCTCGTCGCGTGCGGCGGCGACTCCACCGGCCCCGGCACGGAGCCGCCGCTCACGATGCGGCTCGACATCGTCCCCGCGGAGGGCTCGCTCCCCGGCTTCGCGACGCGCACGCTCGGCCTCGCGCCGGGCGACTCGGCGCGCATGTCGGCCCGACTGAACGACTCCAAGGGCGGCTCGCAGGCCGCCTCGGGGATCACCTGGTCCAGCTCCGCGACCGCGGTCGCCGACGTCGACGCCACGGGGCTGGTGCGCGCGCGCACGAACGGCACCGCGATCGTCATCGCCCGCACGTCGACGCTCGCCGACACGCTCACCGTCACCGTGAGCGCCTGCGGCGCCGCGGTCCCCGTGGCGCTCGGCGTCGGCGAGGCGCGCAGCTTCGCCACCGGGCAGGGGAGCACGCTCTGCGTCACCGGCGCCGACCGCGACGAGTTCGTGCTCGTCGCGTTCAACACGGAGCAGGACTCGCTGCGGGTGACGACCGACGTGCGCACGTCGCTGTCCGTGACGGGCAACGGCATCGCCGAGATCAACGCGGCGACCGCTGCGTTCGCGCGCGCGCCGCTCGATCCGGCGGCCGCCGACGAGCCGCGCCGCGACGTCCGCTTCGAGCAGGCGCTGCGTGAGCGCGCCGGCGCCGAGCTACGTCCCCGGCTCGCCGCCGCCCACCTGCGCGCGCCGCGTCCCGCCGGGCTCGCGCTCAGCGTGGCGAGCGCCGCGACGACGGCCGCGGTGCCGGCCGTCGGGCAGCTGCTGTCGCTCAACACGAGCATGGAGACGTGCGACACGACGAAGGCCGGCGGCATCCGCCGGCGCACGGGTCGCGTCGTCGCGGTCACCGACAAGGCGATCGTCGTCGCCGACACGGCGAACCCGCCGAACGGCTTCACCGACGCCGAGTACCGCGCGTACGGCGTCGCGTTCGACACGCTCGCCTACCCGGTGGACGTCGCGAACTTCGGCGGCGAGAGCGACGTCGACAAGAACGGGCGCTCGATCATCTTCTTCACGAGCGCGGTGAACCTGCTCACGCCGCGCAACGCCGACTACTACGTCGGGGGCTTCTTCTACGAGCGCGACCTGTTCCAGAACTCCGCGCCGAAGAGCTCCGACTTCTGCGGCGGCAGCAACTTCGCGGAGATGTTCTACATGCTCGTTCCCGACCCCACGGGTCGCGTGAACGGCAACGTCTTCCGCAAGGGCTTCGTCGACAGCGTGACGGTGGGAACGCTCGCGCACGAGTTCCAGCACCTGATCAACGCGAGCCGCCGCATCTACGTCAACAACGCGGACAACTGGGAGGACACGTGGCTGAACGAGGGGCTCAGCCACGTCGCCGAGGAGCTCGTGTTCCAGCGTGAGGCGGGGATCACGACGCGCACGCGCCTCGACTCGACGGCCATCAACGCGTCGCGCGTGCGCTCGGCGTTCAACTTCTACATGCAGGGCGGCAACATCTCGCGCCTCGCCGAGTACTTCCAGTCGTCGGAGGGGAGCTCGCCGTACGCGGACAACGACGACCTCGAGACGCGCGGCGCGACGTGGGCGTTCCTGCGCTACGCGGCCGATCGCGTGAACGGCAACGACGCCGCGCTGTGGCAGAAGCTCGTCACGAACACGAAGCTGAACGGCATGCCGAACCTGCGCGCCGCGCTCGGCGTCGACCAGGCGACGCTCACCGAGTGGTTCCGCGACTGGAGCATCGCGAACTTCGTCGACGGCGTGCCCGGCGTGACGCTCGACCCGCGCTACGCGTACCGCAGCTGGAACTTCCGCAGCGTCATGGCCTCGCTCCGCTCGGCGCGCAACATCCTCCTGTACTCGGCGTACCCGATCGTCACGCACACGCTCCGCGACGGTCTGGCCGAGCGCCCCGCGCTGCGCGGCGGCGCGGCGGCGTACTTCCGCTTCACGGTCGGCGGCGGCAAGCAGGCACGCATCCTGACGGCGGGCAGCGGCGCGCCGCTGCCGGCGAACGTCGCGCTGTCGGTGGTGCGGACGAGATAA